The genomic region GTGCAGCCGCACCGCCCGGAACCGGCCGAGCCGTCGGTCGCGCTCGTCGCCGTCGATCCCGACGGCACGATCGTCGGGATCCTCGACATCGGCGTCGAGGGCCGCCTCGCCACCATCGACACCGTCGCGGTCCACCCCGACCACCAGGGCCGGCGCATCGCCACGGACCTGCTCGACGCCGCCGTCCCGCTGCTCGCGGGCACCGGCGCGACCGAGCTCGACGCCTGGACCCGCGAGGATCCCGCCGCGAACGCCTGGTACCGCCGCGTCGGCTTCGTCGAGGGGACCCGCTACCTGCACGTCTTCATGGGCGAGGGCGACGACGCGACCGGCTTCACCACACCCGACCGTCAGCCCTACCGTGGTTCCCAGACGAATGACGGCTGGCTTGTTCGGTCGCGATCACCACATGTCGATGATTGCGTTCGCGTGCCAGTGCAGCTGGTTTAGTGCGGTGACTTGATATCTGGCGCGAATCTGACCTGCATCAGGTGCCGTGTGCTGTCCAGACCGGCCCGCTCACCACAGGAGAATTGTCTCGAATAGAGGGCGATGACCATGGGAAAATCCACGGAGCGCATGAAGCGACGCGTGAGGGACGGAGCGATCGCGGCGATTCTGATCGGCCTGTTCAGCGTGTCCGGGCTTGCGGCCACGCCGCCCGCGTCTGCAGCTGATGGCGCCACCGTCGTCGGGACCGAGACTGACGCCGCCGGCCGGACGATCGTCCTCCGACAGGGGACTTACGACGGGGCCGTCGGGTTCGGCTGGAGCAAGATCCAAAAACGCCACGCCATCTTCAGCAAGAACTCCATCGGATATGTTTTGAAGAATCCCGATGGCGGGGTCGCAGAGGGGGAGGACCGGCGCTATACGGCTTACGCGAATGAGATCACATGCACTGACGAAGAGACCTGCACGGTGACGGACTCGCGCGAAGTTAGGGTCATAAACAAAGCCGCAGCGTACAACGAGTACTACGGCGTCGCTTTGGGCGGGCAGGAGGTAGGGATCATCACGGCATACTGCATCAACCCGGACGGAGCACTCACCTGTCCCGCCTGGGTAGACCTCGCGATCGGAGTGAAGAAACCGACCGCCGCGCGCCTGTCCGGGGAATCGCCCACTTCCACTTCCACTTCGTGGTCCTATGAGCCTCTCGCTATCGGGGAGGAGGTCAAGTGAAGGACGACGGTGAGCTGTTCGTCGAGTCGATCCGTGAGCGGTTCTTGGCGACCCCCGGCCTGGCACCGGAGAAATCCTGGGTGGCTGGCCGAGCTCTCGCGGATGGTTCGGCCGTCGTCCTCTACCGGTCCCTGCAGTCCTCCCGGTTGATCGGTCGCCGCTGGTCGCTGGAGGAGCTCGCTGCATCCTTCTCGCCGAACGACGCCCGAAGTCTGGCATCGGCGGTGTTCGCCAACGAGATCGGCGAGCCGGACGGCCCGACCGTGTCGCTGGCGTGCGACTGGGCGGACGGCCTCGTCGACGATCCTGCGGCGGTCGGGTGGGTCGTGAACAGGTGGACCCACGCGGGCTGATCATCCCACCGCCGAGGTCTCTGAAACCCACCAGTCGACGGGTGCTCTTGGGACATGGGACGGATGGTCCGCGCGGCGAGAAGTCCAGGTCGCCGACCACCGTCTGGCCCACCGCTAGGAGCGCGAAGACGGCGACGAGGACCCGGCGGGTCGTGCGGATGCGGACGTCGGGGTCGGAGACGGGTCGGGTCATGCCTCGACCGTACGCGGCAGCCGACGCGCGCGACCGCCTGCACGGGCGGACGAGCACCCTGCCCGTCCGCCCTGCTCACGGCTGCGCAGGGGTGGGGGATGGAGCCCCCGCGCGGCCGTGGTCCGTCACGCCACGGGATGCAGGGGCGCGCCGAACATGCGCCCCGTCATCACCACCGGCGAGATCTCCACCCGGTGCGAGCGGCCGAGGTCGGTCGACGCGGGGGCGATGCGCGGGGCCGCGGGCGCCCCGTCCGGCACGAGCCGCGCGACGCCGCGCACGACGACGCTCCACGTCTCGATCGGACCGGGCTCGTCGACCTCGAACACGACGTCCTGGCCGCGGTCGAAGGCGGCCTGCTTGGTGCCGCCCGAGTTGCGGATCCGGATGGCGCCGTCGACGATCGCGTAGTCCACCGGGAACAGCTCGATGCGGCCGTCGGCGACGAACGCCATGCGCCCCACGGACCGCTGCCGGAGGAGCGCCAGGCACTGCTCCGGGGTGAGGTACTCGGTGAAGCCCTCGCGCGTCATGAGAGCACCGCCGAGACGGGTGCGGTCGGGTGGACGACGACCACCGGCAGCGGCGCCATCGCGACGAGCGTCGCGCTCACCGACCCGAGGAGCCGCCGGACCAGCGATCCGTGGCTGTGGCTGCCGACGACGAGCATGCGGGCGCCGGCGCTCTCGCGGACGAGGGCGAAGTACGGGTGACCGGCGACCGCGCGGCGCTCCACGGGCACGTCGGGCGTCTCGTCGGACGCCTCGACGACCGCGTCCTCGAGGAGGTCGCGGTGCTGGGTGCGGACGATCTCGCGCAGCTCGTCGGCGGGCACGTAGATCTGGTCCCACACGTACGGCTCGGTCCAGACGTGGACGGCGGCGACGCCGACACGATCGCGCTCGGCCTCGTGCTCGCCGAAGCGGAGGGCGGCGTGGGAGGAGCGGGTGCCGTCGACGCCGACGACGATGCCGCCCCCGACGCCCTCGGCCGGATCCCAGTCCGCGGGGATCACCGCGACCGCGCGGCACGACCGGGTGGCCAGGCGCTCCCCGATGGGCATGCGGCGGCGCAGGCGCGAGCGGCTGACGCTCGCCCCGCCGACCACGACGAGCGTGTCGGGCGACGACCAGCGGGAGAGCACGTCCTCGGGGGATCCCGTGAGGGCCTCCCCGCGGATCCGGAGCTCGGGGTGCGCCCGCGCCTCCCGACTGACCCGCTCCTCGACGGCCGTGCGGGCGGCCTGCACGCCGGGTGCCGCGCCGGGATGCCGGACGTCGGCGCGCGTGCGCTCGACGGCCGTCACGACGACGATCTCGCCGGTCGCGCCGCCGTCCTCCTGCTCCCGGGCGACGGCCCACGCGAGGGCCGCCTCCGATGCCCGGCTGCCGTCCCAGCCCACGATCGCCATGCGCGTCATCGGGTGTCCCTCCGTCGGTGGATCAGGCCCTCCGGCCTCCCCTCCAGGGTGCGCCGGCGCTCACGCGACCCACAGGGCCGTTGGTCCCGCGGGGACCTTCGGCCCTGCCGGGCGCATCCGCCGCGTGGATACCGTCGCGCATGACCTCCCCCATGGAATCCCCCGCACCGCGCGCCGACGCGCGGCCCCTCCTCGTCGGCGTCGACGGATCCCCCGCCTCGCTCGTCGCGCTCGACCGCGCGATCGTGATGGCCCGGGCCCTCGACGCCCCGCTGCGGCTCGTCGCCGCGTGGCAGATGCCCGTGCAGTACAGCGGCTCCGGCATCGTCGACTGGTCGCCGGAGGAGTTCGCGCGCACGATCGTGGACGACGCCGTCCGCGCCCGGTTCGGCGCCGACGTGCCCGCGTGGCTCACGACCGAGCTGCACCAGGGCGGTGCGGCGAGCGTGCTGATCCGCCTCAGCCGCGAGGCGCAGATGCTCGTCGTGGGCAGCCGCGGGCACGGCGGCTTCATCGGCCTGCTGCTCGGATCCGTCAGCTCGGCCTGCGCGGAGCACGCGAGGTGCCCGGTGCTGGTGATGCACGACGAGCCGGCGGCCGCCCCGACCCCGGCACCGCCCCGCGTCCGGACGGCCGTCGCGTGAGCGCCGCCGCGGGACTCGCGAGCGCGGGCGCGCCGCCCGTCGTCACGGCGGCGATCACGGGGCTCGAGGACGATGCGGTGCCCGCGCCCGGGCCCGCCGACGTCGACCGTGGGGCCGCGGGATCCGACGGCGAGCGCTTCGTCACGCTCGCCTCGAGCCCGCATGCCGCCGACTGGGGCCGCGCCCTGTCGCGCGCGCTGGAGTACATCACCGTGAAGGTCGCCCTCCGGGACGGCGTCGCGGAGGCCGACGCGCTCGTGGGCCGCACGGTGACGCTGCACGTGGATCCCGCGGGGCACGGCGTGCGCATCGCCGTCGAGCTGGTGCCGGTGCCGGCCGCCGACGCGGCGGGGCGCGAGCCGGAGCTCGACCTCGGGATCGGCTGAGCCGGTCCGACGCGCCTCAGCGGTCGACGCGGATGGCGTCCACCACGTGCTCCACGTGCGGGGACGCCCACGCCGCGGCGACCGCCTGCTGCCGTTCGTCGTCGGATCCCACGCGGCCGCTGAGGGTCACGGTGGTGCCCTCGGCCGCGACGCGCACGCGCTCGGCGTCCACGGTGGCGCTGCGGATGAGGGCGTCGCGGATCCGCCGCTCGGTGTCGCCCGCGGCCGCGCGCGGGCTGAGCGCGATGCCGTCCACGACCGACGAGACGCCGCGGATCCCGCGCACGACCCGCGCCGCCGCCGCCCGCTCGTACTGCCACTCGACCGTGCCGCCGAGCGTCACCTCGTGGCCGGACACCGTCGCGTGCACCTCGGGCGGCACCTGCGAGCTCCAGGCGAGGGCCTGCTGGACCTTCTTCGCGAGGTCGGTCTCGGTGCTGGTCCAGGTGTACGAGCCGGGGTGGATCACGAGGTCGTCGACCACCGTCGTGACGCCCGTCGTGCGGAACGCGGCGCGCACGGCGGCGTGCTGGCGGCCGAGGTCGTCGACCTCGCCGGAGAGCGTGACCACGCCGTCGACGACCGCGACGCCGATGCCCGGCGCGTCGACCTCGGGCGTCCAGGCCAGCTCGTCCTCGACCGATCGGCGCGTGACCTGGTCGGTGCTGCGGTTCTCGATCGTGGTCACCTCGGGTCCTCCCCCTCGGGGCGCGCGTGGCGCGGTGGTCGGCACGCACCGCATCGACGCTGATGCAGCACGCACCGGACCGTCTCATGCGCGGCGATGCGCGACCGGGACCAAGGTCCCGCGGGACCTCCTGCCCCGACCGGCTCGTCGCCGGTCAGGCGCCGGCCCACGCGGGTGCGTCCGACGCCCGGCTCCCGTCGCCGAGGGCCTCGGCTCCGGCGCTCACGGGATCCTCGTGCTCGACGCGCGGCGCGTGCATCACGAGCACGGGGCACTCGGCGTGCTCGGCGCAGGCGGAGCTGACGGACCCGAGCAGCAGCCCCGCGAACCCGCCGTGCCCGCGGCTGCCGACGACGAGCATCTGCGCGTCGCGGCTCGCGGCGAGGAGGACGGGCGCCGCGGGGCCCTCGACGGTCGCCGTCGTGAGCCAGGTGGGCGGCGCACCCCCGAAGCGGGCGGCCACGGACGCGTCCATGCGGCCCTGGGCGTGGGCGGCGGGCGTCCACTCCGCGAGCGGGAAGCGGGCGAAGGCCATCGGGTACTGCCACGCCGCGACGAGCCGCACGGGCACCCCGAGCGATCCCGCGATCAGCAGGGCCCGGTCGACCGCCGACTCGGACGCGGCGGATCCGTCGAAGCCGACCGCGATCGGCCGGCTGTCCCAGCCGGCCGCGGGCCGGGTGGCGGACGGCACGACGCCGACGGCGGCGGACGGGACGGCGGCGGACGGGACGGCGGACGGCGAGACCTCCCCCGCGGAAGCCCGATTCCGCTCGCTCACGAGCCGACCCCCCGCGCGGTGCACGACGAGGTTCCGCAGATAGCCGCGGATGGGGACGCCGGGACCGACGATCGAGGCGTACGCGTCGCCCGCGAGCTCCCTCACGTGCTCGTGCGAGGCCGGCGGGAAGCGCCGCTCGAGGGTGGCGGTGGCATCCACCACGACCGCCTCGCGCTCGCGGTCCACGGCCACCCGCCCTCGCGCGGCGGCGGCGGATGCCGGCACGAGCAGGCGGGCGGCGGACGGGAGGTGGACGGACATGGGGTCTCCTGACGGACGGGGCGGCCGCGTCGGCCGCATCACCAGGCTCGCGCCCGACCGCTGCCGCCCGTAGAGGCGGAGGTCCCGGCCGTCTGCGGTCACGCGCGCGGATCCCGGGTGCGGGGCACGACGAGGATCGGGCAGCGGGCGTGGCGCACGCAGCGCTCGCTCACCGACCCGAGCACCATCCCGGCGACGCCGCCGAGGCCGCGTGAGCCGACCACGAGCATCCGCGCGTCGTGCGACAGGGCGATGAGGGTCTCGGCGGGCTGGCTGAGCACGCTCCGCAGGTGCACGTCGAGCTCGGGGTGGCGGCGGATCCGCGACGCCGTCTCCGCCCGCAACCGCTCCTCGACCATCTCGCCGATCTCCGCGAACGACGCCGCGTAGCCGTCGTGGAACACGGCCCCGGACGGCGCCGTGTCGATGGACCACGTCCGCACGACGGCCACCGGGGCGCCGAGCGCGGCGGCCAGCTCGAGCGCCTGGTCGAGCGCGGCCTGCGCCTCGGCGGATCCGTCGTGGCCGACGACGATGCTCCCCGCGGGGATCGCCGGCTGCGCCGCGCGGTCGGGATCCGCCGCGGGAGCGTCGGCCGCACGCCCCGCTCGGGTTCCGGGGCGAGGTGCGTCGGCGAGGGGCGTGCTGCGCGATGTCATGGCCCCATGCTGGATCCGCGCCCGCTGCCCGGCCAGGGCCGATGGTCCCCCCGGCCGGGCGCCGGCTCACCCCGGCAGCAGCTGCGAGAGCCCGAAGGTCCAGAGGCTGAGCACCACGAGGATCCCGAGGCTGTAGCCGATGGACGCCCGCAGGATCTCGCTCTCTCGTCCCGTGAGGCCCACGGCGCCGGCCGCGATGGCGATCGACTGCGGCGATATGACCTTCCCCGCCGCGCCGCCCGCGGTGCTCGCGGCCACGAGCAGCGTCGCGTCCACGCCGATCCGCCCGGCCGTCGTGGCCTGCAGCTGCGCGAACAGGGTGTTCGCGTTCACGACCGAGCCGGTCAGGAAGACGCCGACCCAGCCGATCACGGGCGCGAGCAGCGGGAACCAGGATCCGGCGCCCGCGAGCGCGCCGCCGATGCCCGCGGATCCGCCGGAGAGGTTCGCGATCTGGGCGAGCACGAGGATCGCGGCGATGAGCACGAGCGCCTTCCCCAGGTCGCGCCCGGTGCCGCGGAGCTGCTCGAGCACCACCGCCCGGGTGAGCGCGCGGGAGGTGAGGGCGGTGATCACGACGGCCAGGAGGATCGCGGTGCCGGTCGCGCCGATCGGCGTCCAGCTCCACGCGTTCGCGACGACGGCGCCGCCCGCGGTCGTGATCCGCCCCGTCACGCCGGGCATCGGCACCGTGACGACCGCCCAGGCGAGCGGGCCGCCGGGTGCGGAGAGCGCCTTGAACGCGGGCGTGCTCCAGACGAAGACGAGCACGGTGAGCACGTAGAACGGGCTCCACGCGGCGAGGACCTCGCGGGCCGTGTGGCGGGCGGGCGCGGGAACGGCGGGCGGCGCGACGGCGACCGGCGCGGTGAGCGTCGCGGTCGCGGCGGATCCCCCGGAGCGGCCGGCGTCGCGGACGGCGCCCCCGCGGGCGGGACGGCCCGAGACCGCGCGCGCCTCGCCCTCGACGAACACGTGCCGCGGCGTCCACACGAGGCGCAGCGCGGCGAGCGCCACCATCCCGAGCAGCCCCGGCAGGATCGCCGCGAGCTCGGGCCCGAGGAACAGCAGCACGGCCGCCTGCGTGCCGCTGAACACGAGCGTCACGACGAGCGTCGCCGGCCAGGTCTCGCGGAGGCCGCGGAACCCGTCGAGGATCACGACGAGCAGGAACGGGATGAGGAGCGTGACGGGCTGGAGGATGAGCGCGAGGTCGCGCGAGAGGTCCATCACGTCGATCCCGCCGACCTGCGCGCCCACGATCACGGGGATGCCGACGGCGCCGTACGCGCCGGCCGCGAAGTTGGCGACCAGGCTGATCATGGCCGCGCGCACCGGCCGGAAGCCGAGGGTCACGAGCATGGCCGCGCAGATCGCGATGGGCACGCCGAACCCGGCGACGCCCTCGAGGAACGCGCCGAAGCAGAAGGCGATGAGGAGCACCTGGATCCGCTGGTCGGGCGAGATCGCGGCGATGGACGCGCGGATCACGTCGAACTTCCCGCTCGCGACCGCCAGCCGGTAGAGCCAGACGGCCATGAGGATGATGTACGCGATCGGCCAGATCGCGCTGAGCACCCCGAGGAGGCCCGCGCCCGCGAGCGCCGGGATGGGCATGCCGAACATCCCGAGCGCCACCGCGACCTCGGCCACGAGCGCCACGCCCGCGGCCTGCAGCCCGGTGAGCTTGAGCACCACCAGGCAGACGAGGAACAGGAGGATCGGGATCGCGGCGACGAGCGCCGAGAGCCACGGGACGCCGAGCGGGTCGGGATCCTGGATCCACATGGCTCAGGCCCCCACGGTCGCGAGCACGGCGGTGAGCGCCTCGGCCGAGACGGCCAGCTTCGCGAGCTCCGAGGCGGAGAACGGCGTGCTCCGGATGGGGGTCGCCCCGTGCGCGCCGACGATCGACGGCACGGACAGCGCGATGCCGTCGATCCCGTGGAAGCCATCGAGCACGGTGCTCACGGGCAGCACGACGCGCTGGTCCTGCAGGATCGCCTCCGCGATGCGCGCGCTCGACAGGCCGATGGCGTGGTTCGTCGCGCCCTTGCCGCGGATGACGCGATAGGCGGCGTCGCGCACGTCGACGGCGATGAGCTCGAGCTCCTCGACCGTCATGCGCGGGTGCCCCTCGGTCTCCCACTCGAGGATCGGGACCGTGCCGATCATGGCCTCGTCCCAGAGCGCGAACTCGGTGTCGCCGTGCTCGCCGACGATGTGCGCGTGCACGCTGCTCGTGGAGACGCCGGCGCGGCGCGCGAGCTCCCAGCGCAGCCGCGAGGTGTCGAGCACGGTGCCGGAGGAGAAGACGCGCGAGCGCGGCAGGCCGGAGACGCGGGAGGCGATCACGGTCATCACGTCGCAGGGGTTCGTGACGAGGAGGTAGACGGCGTCGGGCGCGACCTCGAGGAGGCCGGGCATCATGCCCTCGATGATCCCCGCGTTCACGCCCGCGAGGTCGGTGCGGGACTGGCCCGGTCGCTGCTTGGCGCCGGCCGTGATGACGACCACGTGGGATCCCTCGGCGACCCGCAGGTCGGATCCGCCGTTGATCTCGCTCGCGCCCGTGAGCTGCGTGCCGTGCGCGAGGTCGAGCACCTCGGCCTCGACGCGCTCGGCGGCGATGTCGTAGAGCGCGACGTGCCGGGCGGATCCGCGGATGAGGGCCGCGTACGCGACGCTCGCGCCGACGCTCCCGGCGCCCACGACGGTGAGCTTGCTGTTCTCTCTCGTGCTCATGCTCGGGCCTCTTCGGTCTCGGTGGTGCGGGGGTCGGTCTTCGGGGTAGGGGTGCCCGGCAGGATCATC from Clavibacter michiganensis subsp. insidiosus harbors:
- a CDS encoding universal stress protein, with the protein product MTSRSTPLADAPRPGTRAGRAADAPAADPDRAAQPAIPAGSIVVGHDGSAEAQAALDQALELAAALGAPVAVVRTWSIDTAPSGAVFHDGYAASFAEIGEMVEERLRAETASRIRRHPELDVHLRSVLSQPAETLIALSHDARMLVVGSRGLGGVAGMVLGSVSERCVRHARCPILVVPRTRDPRA
- a CDS encoding GNAT family N-acetyltransferase, which produces MPAHPAPTIRAYSPADEPGWIRCRALSFLGSQYFDDVQPHRPEPAEPSVALVAVDPDGTIVGILDIGVEGRLATIDTVAVHPDHQGRRIATDLLDAAVPLLAGTGATELDAWTREDPAANAWYRRVGFVEGTRYLHVFMGEGDDATGFTTPDRQPYRGSQTNDGWLVRSRSPHVDDCVRVPVQLV
- a CDS encoding L-lactate permease, with product MWIQDPDPLGVPWLSALVAAIPILLFLVCLVVLKLTGLQAAGVALVAEVAVALGMFGMPIPALAGAGLLGVLSAIWPIAYIILMAVWLYRLAVASGKFDVIRASIAAISPDQRIQVLLIAFCFGAFLEGVAGFGVPIAICAAMLVTLGFRPVRAAMISLVANFAAGAYGAVGIPVIVGAQVGGIDVMDLSRDLALILQPVTLLIPFLLVVILDGFRGLRETWPATLVVTLVFSGTQAAVLLFLGPELAAILPGLLGMVALAALRLVWTPRHVFVEGEARAVSGRPARGGAVRDAGRSGGSAATATLTAPVAVAPPAVPAPARHTAREVLAAWSPFYVLTVLVFVWSTPAFKALSAPGGPLAWAVVTVPMPGVTGRITTAGGAVVANAWSWTPIGATGTAILLAVVITALTSRALTRAVVLEQLRGTGRDLGKALVLIAAILVLAQIANLSGGSAGIGGALAGAGSWFPLLAPVIGWVGVFLTGSVVNANTLFAQLQATTAGRIGVDATLLVAASTAGGAAGKVISPQSIAIAAGAVGLTGRESEILRASIGYSLGILVVLSLWTFGLSQLLPG
- a CDS encoding universal stress protein; the protein is MSVHLPSAARLLVPASAAAARGRVAVDREREAVVVDATATLERRFPPASHEHVRELAGDAYASIVGPGVPIRGYLRNLVVHRAGGRLVSERNRASAGEVSPSAVPSAAVPSAAVGVVPSATRPAAGWDSRPIAVGFDGSAASESAVDRALLIAGSLGVPVRLVAAWQYPMAFARFPLAEWTPAAHAQGRMDASVAARFGGAPPTWLTTATVEGPAAPVLLAASRDAQMLVVGSRGHGGFAGLLLGSVSSACAEHAECPVLVMHAPRVEHEDPVSAGAEALGDGSRASDAPAWAGA
- a CDS encoding BON domain-containing protein, whose product is MTTIENRSTDQVTRRSVEDELAWTPEVDAPGIGVAVVDGVVTLSGEVDDLGRQHAAVRAAFRTTGVTTVVDDLVIHPGSYTWTSTETDLAKKVQQALAWSSQVPPEVHATVSGHEVTLGGTVEWQYERAAAARVVRGIRGVSSVVDGIALSPRAAAGDTERRIRDALIRSATVDAERVRVAAEGTTVTLSGRVGSDDERQQAVAAAWASPHVEHVVDAIRVDR
- a CDS encoding universal stress protein; its protein translation is MTSPMESPAPRADARPLLVGVDGSPASLVALDRAIVMARALDAPLRLVAAWQMPVQYSGSGIVDWSPEEFARTIVDDAVRARFGADVPAWLTTELHQGGAASVLIRLSREAQMLVVGSRGHGGFIGLLLGSVSSACAEHARCPVLVMHDEPAAAPTPAPPRVRTAVA
- a CDS encoding universal stress protein: MTRMAIVGWDGSRASEAALAWAVAREQEDGGATGEIVVVTAVERTRADVRHPGAAPGVQAARTAVEERVSREARAHPELRIRGEALTGSPEDVLSRWSSPDTLVVVGGASVSRSRLRRRMPIGERLATRSCRAVAVIPADWDPAEGVGGGIVVGVDGTRSSHAALRFGEHEAERDRVGVAAVHVWTEPYVWDQIYVPADELREIVRTQHRDLLEDAVVEASDETPDVPVERRAVAGHPYFALVRESAGARMLVVGSHSHGSLVRRLLGSVSATLVAMAPLPVVVVHPTAPVSAVLS
- a CDS encoding pyridoxamine 5'-phosphate oxidase family protein, which produces MTREGFTEYLTPEQCLALLRQRSVGRMAFVADGRIELFPVDYAIVDGAIRIRNSGGTKQAAFDRGQDVVFEVDEPGPIETWSVVVRGVARLVPDGAPAAPRIAPASTDLGRSHRVEISPVVMTGRMFGAPLHPVA
- a CDS encoding L-lactate dehydrogenase; translated protein: MSTRENSKLTVVGAGSVGASVAYAALIRGSARHVALYDIAAERVEAEVLDLAHGTQLTGASEINGGSDLRVAEGSHVVVITAGAKQRPGQSRTDLAGVNAGIIEGMMPGLLEVAPDAVYLLVTNPCDVMTVIASRVSGLPRSRVFSSGTVLDTSRLRWELARRAGVSTSSVHAHIVGEHGDTEFALWDEAMIGTVPILEWETEGHPRMTVEELELIAVDVRDAAYRVIRGKGATNHAIGLSSARIAEAILQDQRVVLPVSTVLDGFHGIDGIALSVPSIVGAHGATPIRSTPFSASELAKLAVSAEALTAVLATVGA